A genomic stretch from Arthrobacter sp. KBS0702 includes:
- the topA gene encoding type I DNA topoisomerase yields the protein MPSKAPTGKKLVIVESPAKSKTIAKYLGEGFIVEASIGHIRDLPQPSELPADLKKTPLGKFAVDIEHDFKPYYVVSPDKKKKVAELKAQLKGADALYLATDGDREGEAIAWHLLEVLKPKVPVYRMTFGEITKEAIHRAMDNLRDVDQDLVDAQETRRVLDRLYGYEISPVLWRKVARGLSAGRVQSVVTRMVVDRERERMAFKSAAYWDLTGQFGAESGSFKAKLASVDGSKVASGRDFNDDGELTSRNVVHLNEERAASLAAGLQDADFRVRSVDTKPYTRRPAAPFTTSTLQQEAGRKLRFSSKSTMQVAQRLYENGYITYMRTDSSALSNEAITAARRQASELYGPEYVPASPRVYSGKAANAQEAHEAIRPAGDSFRTPAQVAKQLSGDEFRLYELIWKRTVASQMADAKGSTATIRLGAVATDGRDAEFSASGTVITFPGFLAAYEEGKDESRGDEDSEEARRLPNVAKDDALTASEIVAVGHETSPPPRYTEASLTAELEKKGIGRPSTYASTISTIQDRGYVRKQGSALVPSWIAFSVIRLLEQHFHDYVDYDFTADMEADLDKIANGQEAGPAWLKHFYFGADSEPGLLSIVNNLGEIDAREINSIPITDGITLRVGKFGPYLESSVPTVDPKTGEVVESARANVPEDLAPDELTAAKAIELMETAAPEERVLGEDPHTGHTIVAKNGRYGAYVTEIIPEMTEEQLANQPVEYYKNGKPKPPKKPVKAKPRTGSLFASMGVDTVTLDEALQLMSLPRVLGQDADGNPITVQNGRFGPYLKKGTDSRSIGSEEEIFTITLEQALEIYSQPKQRGARAAVAPLAEFGPDPVSEKNIVVKEGRFGPYITDGVTNITVPRSTSIEELTREQAVELLAEKRAKGPVKRTTTARKAPARKKAPAKK from the coding sequence GTGCCAAGCAAGGCCCCCACCGGCAAGAAACTCGTGATTGTGGAGTCTCCCGCCAAGAGCAAGACCATCGCCAAGTACCTGGGCGAAGGTTTCATCGTTGAGGCCTCCATCGGTCACATCCGCGACCTTCCGCAGCCCTCGGAGCTCCCTGCAGACCTGAAGAAAACGCCGCTGGGCAAGTTCGCCGTCGACATCGAGCACGACTTCAAGCCGTACTACGTGGTGTCCCCGGACAAGAAGAAAAAAGTCGCCGAACTCAAGGCCCAGCTCAAGGGCGCCGACGCGCTCTATCTCGCAACCGATGGGGACCGCGAGGGCGAGGCCATCGCGTGGCACCTGCTCGAAGTGCTCAAGCCCAAGGTCCCGGTCTACCGGATGACCTTCGGTGAAATCACCAAGGAAGCCATCCACCGCGCCATGGACAACCTGCGCGACGTGGACCAGGACCTGGTCGACGCCCAGGAAACCCGCCGCGTGCTGGACCGGCTCTACGGCTACGAGATCTCCCCGGTGCTGTGGCGCAAGGTGGCCCGCGGCCTGTCCGCCGGCCGGGTGCAGTCCGTGGTGACCCGCATGGTCGTGGACCGCGAACGCGAACGGATGGCCTTCAAGTCCGCGGCCTACTGGGACCTGACCGGCCAGTTCGGTGCGGAATCCGGCTCGTTCAAGGCCAAGCTTGCCTCCGTCGACGGTTCCAAGGTCGCCAGCGGACGGGACTTCAACGACGACGGCGAGCTCACCTCACGCAACGTCGTGCACCTCAACGAGGAGCGTGCGGCGTCCCTGGCCGCCGGACTGCAGGACGCGGACTTCCGGGTCCGCTCCGTCGACACCAAGCCCTACACCCGCCGCCCCGCGGCGCCGTTCACCACCTCCACGCTGCAGCAGGAGGCCGGGCGCAAGCTGCGCTTCTCCTCGAAGAGCACCATGCAGGTGGCCCAGCGGCTCTATGAAAACGGCTACATCACCTACATGCGTACGGACTCGTCCGCACTGAGCAACGAGGCCATCACCGCGGCGCGCCGCCAGGCCTCCGAGCTTTACGGCCCGGAGTACGTCCCGGCCTCGCCCCGCGTCTACTCCGGCAAGGCAGCCAACGCGCAGGAGGCCCACGAGGCCATCCGTCCCGCCGGTGACTCCTTCCGCACCCCGGCGCAGGTCGCGAAGCAGCTTTCCGGCGACGAATTCCGCCTCTACGAGCTGATCTGGAAGCGCACCGTCGCCTCGCAGATGGCCGACGCCAAGGGCTCGACGGCGACCATCCGCCTCGGCGCCGTCGCTACCGACGGCAGGGACGCCGAATTCTCCGCTTCCGGCACCGTCATCACCTTCCCGGGCTTCCTCGCAGCCTACGAGGAAGGCAAGGACGAGAGCCGCGGGGACGAGGACTCCGAGGAAGCGCGCCGGCTGCCCAACGTGGCCAAGGACGACGCCCTGACCGCGTCGGAGATCGTCGCCGTCGGGCACGAGACCTCGCCGCCGCCGCGCTACACCGAAGCGTCCCTGACCGCGGAACTGGAAAAGAAGGGCATCGGCCGCCCGTCGACCTACGCCTCCACGATTTCCACTATCCAGGACCGCGGCTACGTCCGGAAGCAGGGCTCAGCCCTGGTCCCGAGCTGGATCGCGTTCTCCGTGATCCGGCTGCTCGAACAGCACTTCCACGACTACGTGGACTACGACTTCACCGCGGACATGGAAGCCGACCTGGACAAGATCGCCAACGGCCAGGAAGCCGGACCCGCCTGGCTCAAGCACTTCTACTTCGGCGCGGATTCCGAGCCCGGGCTGCTGAGCATCGTCAACAACCTGGGCGAGATCGACGCCCGCGAAATCAACTCCATCCCGATCACTGACGGCATCACGCTGCGCGTCGGCAAGTTCGGCCCGTACCTGGAGAGCTCAGTCCCCACCGTGGACCCGAAGACCGGCGAAGTCGTCGAGTCCGCCCGCGCCAACGTCCCCGAGGACCTAGCCCCGGACGAGCTCACCGCCGCCAAGGCGATCGAGCTGATGGAGACCGCCGCTCCCGAGGAACGGGTGCTCGGCGAGGACCCGCACACCGGGCACACCATCGTGGCCAAGAATGGCCGCTACGGGGCGTACGTCACCGAGATCATCCCCGAGATGACCGAGGAGCAGCTCGCCAACCAGCCGGTGGAGTACTACAAGAACGGCAAGCCGAAGCCGCCGAAGAAGCCCGTCAAGGCCAAGCCCCGCACCGGGTCGCTGTTCGCCTCCATGGGCGTGGACACCGTCACCCTGGATGAGGCGCTGCAGCTGATGAGCCTGCCCCGCGTCCTCGGCCAGGACGCGGACGGCAACCCGATCACCGTGCAGAACGGCCGCTTCGGTCCGTACCTGAAGAAGGGCACGGACTCCCGGTCGATCGGGTCGGAGGAGGAAATCTTCACCATCACGCTGGAGCAGGCACTGGAGATCTACTCGCAGCCCAAGCAGCGCGGCGCCCGCGCCGCAGTCGCGCCGCTGGCGGAGTTCGGCCCGGATCCGGTCTCGGAGAAGAACATCGTGGTGAAGGAAGGCCGCTTCGGCCCGTACATCACCGACGGCGTCACCAACATCACGGTGCCGCGGTCCACCTCCATCGAGGAGCTGACCCGGGAACAGGCCGTCGAACTCCTCGCCGAGAAGCGCGCCAAGGGTCCGGTCAAGCGCACGACGACGGCCCGCAAGGCCCCCGCCCGCAAGAAAGCCCCCGCCAAGAAGTAA
- a CDS encoding molybdopterin oxidoreductase family protein, whose product MVDRIAEIWGTRTPYPKDGLWPVRVDQALGEGVTEDDVDRWVQSACVLCSNGCACDIAVKDGAMVGIRGRAGDLVNHGRLGPKGLFASWQGVSHRDRLKRPLIRENGRLVECDWDTAMNRIAERSRQLLRERGPLSHGFYTSGQLFLEEYYALAVIGKAGLGTPHMDGNTRLCTATAAAALKESFGADGQPGTYTDIDSCDAIFLYGHNMAETQTVLWSRVLDRIAGPDRPKVVCVDPRDTEVARYADVHLAVRPGTNLALMNALVHEILAHGWFDKDYVNEHTVGLDKLKATVLPWTAEAAAAVCDVRAADIREAARIFGTSGRVLSTVLQGFYQSAQATAASCQVNNLHLLRGLLGRPGCGILQMNGQPTAQNNRECGADGDLPGFRNWENPEHIRELAELWDVDPLTIPHWAPPTHAMQIFRYAEQGSIEFLWISATNPAVSMPDLPRIRSILAKPELFVVVQDLYLTETAQAADVVLPAAGWGEKTGTFTNVNRTVHLSDKAVEPPGEARSDLDIFLDYSRRMGFTTLQGEPLLPWTGPEEAFEAWKKCSHGRPCDYSGMSYERLRGGSGIQWPCNEENPDGRERLYADGVFPTDPDYCESYGHDLLTGATVGAESFRASVPRGRAILKTADYSPPHEEPDGRYPFRYTTGRTAYHFHTRTKTGRSRPLTQAAPRAWVELSPHDAERLGVREGDLVRVASRRGRIEVPARVSDIRTGTVFAPFHYGYWDGDGSPGEHPTAANELTITEWDPVSKQPVFKNAAVKVEKIGEGTGPAPAPTTTASRPSAATEGPGTQRPRPTTGGGEADATEQVDAAPPPRFTEAVRAGRPGPGSNRPDGISGGTGQEERP is encoded by the coding sequence ATGGTTGACCGTATTGCCGAGATTTGGGGCACGAGGACGCCTTATCCCAAGGACGGGCTGTGGCCGGTCCGAGTGGACCAGGCACTCGGTGAAGGTGTCACGGAGGACGACGTCGACCGCTGGGTCCAGTCCGCCTGTGTGCTCTGCAGCAACGGCTGCGCGTGCGACATCGCCGTGAAGGACGGCGCCATGGTCGGTATCCGCGGCCGCGCCGGAGACTTGGTCAACCACGGCAGACTGGGGCCGAAGGGCCTGTTCGCCAGTTGGCAGGGCGTGTCCCACCGGGACCGACTCAAGCGGCCTTTGATCCGGGAAAACGGCCGGCTCGTCGAATGCGACTGGGACACCGCCATGAACCGCATCGCCGAGCGGAGCCGGCAGCTGCTGCGCGAACGCGGGCCCCTTAGCCACGGTTTCTACACCAGCGGTCAGCTGTTCCTTGAGGAGTACTACGCCTTGGCCGTCATCGGGAAAGCAGGACTCGGAACGCCCCACATGGACGGCAACACACGCCTGTGCACCGCCACTGCGGCGGCGGCATTGAAGGAGTCCTTCGGCGCCGACGGACAGCCCGGCACTTACACCGACATCGACAGCTGCGACGCGATCTTCCTCTACGGTCACAACATGGCCGAGACGCAGACCGTCCTATGGTCCCGTGTGCTGGACCGCATCGCCGGGCCGGACCGCCCCAAAGTCGTCTGCGTTGACCCGCGCGACACGGAGGTGGCGCGGTACGCCGATGTCCACCTCGCCGTCCGGCCGGGCACCAATCTTGCCCTGATGAATGCCCTGGTCCACGAAATCCTTGCGCACGGCTGGTTCGACAAGGACTACGTGAACGAACATACGGTAGGCCTGGACAAGCTCAAGGCCACCGTCCTGCCGTGGACGGCGGAAGCAGCGGCGGCGGTCTGCGACGTGAGGGCCGCCGACATCAGGGAAGCCGCCCGCATCTTCGGCACCTCGGGACGCGTGCTTTCCACCGTTCTTCAGGGCTTTTACCAGTCCGCGCAGGCCACCGCCGCCTCTTGCCAGGTCAACAACCTGCACCTGCTCCGCGGGCTGCTGGGGCGGCCCGGATGCGGGATCCTGCAGATGAACGGGCAGCCGACCGCGCAGAACAACCGCGAATGCGGGGCGGACGGGGATCTCCCCGGCTTCCGGAACTGGGAGAACCCGGAGCACATCCGGGAACTGGCCGAGCTCTGGGACGTTGACCCCTTGACCATCCCGCACTGGGCGCCACCGACGCACGCGATGCAGATCTTCCGCTACGCCGAGCAGGGCTCCATCGAATTTCTCTGGATTTCGGCGACCAACCCCGCGGTCTCCATGCCCGACCTGCCCCGGATCCGGAGCATTCTGGCCAAACCCGAGCTGTTCGTGGTGGTACAGGACCTGTACCTGACCGAGACGGCGCAGGCCGCCGATGTCGTGCTGCCCGCGGCCGGCTGGGGTGAAAAGACGGGGACCTTCACCAACGTCAACCGCACCGTCCACCTTTCGGACAAGGCCGTCGAACCGCCCGGTGAGGCGCGGAGCGACCTGGACATCTTCCTCGACTACTCCCGCCGGATGGGGTTCACCACCCTGCAGGGCGAACCGCTGCTTCCCTGGACCGGGCCCGAGGAGGCCTTTGAGGCGTGGAAGAAGTGCTCCCATGGCCGGCCCTGCGACTACAGCGGCATGAGCTACGAGCGGCTCCGTGGCGGCAGCGGCATCCAGTGGCCCTGCAATGAGGAGAATCCGGACGGCCGCGAGCGGCTCTACGCGGACGGGGTCTTCCCCACAGACCCGGACTACTGCGAAAGCTATGGGCATGACCTCCTAACCGGCGCCACCGTGGGCGCCGAGTCCTTCCGCGCCAGCGTCCCGCGTGGCCGGGCCATCCTGAAGACCGCCGACTATTCCCCTCCCCACGAGGAGCCCGACGGCCGGTACCCGTTCCGGTACACCACGGGACGAACCGCCTACCACTTCCACACTCGGACCAAGACCGGACGGTCCCGGCCCCTGACCCAGGCCGCGCCCCGCGCCTGGGTGGAGCTCAGCCCGCACGACGCCGAACGGCTGGGAGTCCGGGAAGGCGACCTGGTCCGGGTGGCGTCGCGGCGCGGCCGGATCGAAGTCCCGGCCCGCGTCAGCGACATCCGCACCGGAACGGTCTTCGCGCCGTTCCACTACGGATACTGGGACGGGGACGGCTCCCCCGGCGAACACCCGACAGCCGCGAACGAGCTCACCATCACCGAATGGGATCCTGTCTCGAAGCAGCCGGTCTTCAAGAACGCGGCCGTCAAGGTGGAGAAGATCGGCGAGGGTACGGGCCCCGCACCGGCGCCGACCACGACGGCTTCGCGCCCGTCCGCTGCGACCGAAGGCCCGGGCACGCAGCGGCCGCGGCCGACGACCGGAGGCGGCGAAGCCGACGCCACGGAGCAAGTCGATGCCGCGCCGCCGCCCCGCTTTACGGAAGCGGTCAGGGCCGGCCGGCCCGGCCCGGGCAGCAACCGACCCGACGGCATCAGCGGAGGCACCGGCCAGGAGGAACGGCCATGA
- a CDS encoding low affinity iron permease family protein yields MAETKTDNRPDVFTRFTTATARILGHAWVFSAAVAVLVVWAFTGPLLQFSDTWQLVINTGTTIVTFLMVFIIQNTQNRDTAALHLKLDALMLELKVSNAKLYDAENEGEKEIERQRERIERAAVSEDPS; encoded by the coding sequence ATGGCTGAAACCAAGACGGACAACCGTCCGGATGTATTCACGCGGTTCACCACAGCAACGGCCAGGATTCTTGGCCACGCCTGGGTCTTCAGCGCTGCGGTCGCCGTGCTGGTGGTTTGGGCCTTTACCGGCCCGCTCCTGCAGTTTTCGGATACCTGGCAACTGGTCATCAACACCGGCACCACCATCGTCACCTTCCTGATGGTGTTCATCATTCAGAACACCCAGAACCGGGACACCGCCGCCCTGCACCTGAAACTGGATGCCCTGATGCTGGAGCTCAAGGTCAGCAATGCGAAGCTGTACGACGCGGAAAACGAAGGCGAGAAGGAAATCGAACGTCAGCGGGAGCGGATCGAGCGCGCAGCCGTCTCGGAAGATCCGAGCTAG
- a CDS encoding helix-turn-helix transcriptional regulator: MNADTSKAEPSAAPAAKRRQRPEKKVEITDPKAIRALAHAARLEVISELYSTQVSRTATELAAQTGLTPSAMSYHLRALQKWGIVVPAATAGDARERRWKAAGTDFTIHSLGGVAGGELAVVDLELDAYRRRVLAYAKARNERREAGDTADGPSAVVLASSLLYLTPAQRAELNERLFDLLKDYELEDPDRVPEGAERMATMWSMIPDDRGKAASAS, encoded by the coding sequence GTGAATGCAGATACCTCGAAGGCCGAGCCGTCCGCTGCCCCGGCCGCCAAGCGCCGGCAGCGTCCGGAAAAGAAGGTCGAAATCACCGACCCGAAGGCGATCCGGGCCCTGGCCCACGCCGCCCGGCTCGAGGTGATTTCAGAGCTGTATTCCACCCAGGTCAGCCGGACGGCCACCGAACTGGCCGCGCAGACCGGCCTCACCCCCAGCGCCATGAGCTACCATCTGCGCGCCCTCCAGAAGTGGGGCATCGTCGTACCCGCCGCCACCGCCGGAGACGCCAGGGAACGGCGCTGGAAGGCCGCGGGCACGGACTTCACCATCCACTCGCTCGGGGGAGTGGCGGGCGGGGAACTCGCCGTCGTGGACCTCGAACTCGACGCCTACCGCCGACGGGTTCTTGCATACGCCAAGGCCCGCAATGAGCGGCGAGAGGCCGGCGACACCGCCGACGGCCCCTCCGCGGTGGTGCTGGCCAGCAGCCTGCTGTACCTGACTCCCGCCCAGCGCGCGGAACTGAACGAGAGGCTTTTTGACCTTCTGAAGGACTACGAGCTCGAGGACCCGGACCGGGTGCCCGAAGGCGCGGAGCGGATGGCCACCATGTGGTCGATGATTCCGGACGACCGGGGCAAGGCCGCCTCCGCTTCCTAG
- a CDS encoding methyltransferase, with amino-acid sequence MTPSTLFTAGNTPDAPRSDFPELLQALAADLRRIGYTVDGVAGLLGEAAHAALARDQLIPALIATEAARSTPATAALAAVVRLWLLAEPQETGTLDAALPGIRTEGLLELGLAEPSGDDRIQAKVDLRPYGWEGTSGEDTVSNGGAELWVASDLAAHQRPGVLRHDHVLGIGQASTTLVQVTARRHVARALDLGTGCGIQTFHLLHHAEHVTATDISERALAFTRFNLLLNAAALHLDPTELEARVSLRLGSLLEPVAGEEFELVVSNPPFVITPRGAGETAADQFTYRDGGLPGDEIVSSLVRDIPTVLAPGGTAQLLGNWEIPAGAAWADRPQSWTSPEADVWFIQREQVSPEQYAETWLQDASEARDRRLYQASYAAYLDDFAARNVEGIGFGMIWLRRPAAAARPVISRFEEITYPIEQPVGPHLGAAVERADWLASHELSAAHLLVADDVTEERHQRPGAGHPGVILLRQGAGLRRTNLLSTELAGFVSACDGELSVGQIIGALDALLGGYEGYDGVAFREGLLGEVGNLVRDGFLLPA; translated from the coding sequence GTGACCCCTTCAACGCTTTTCACGGCCGGTAACACCCCCGACGCTCCCCGCAGCGACTTCCCCGAGTTGCTCCAGGCGCTCGCCGCGGACCTGCGCCGGATCGGCTACACGGTCGACGGCGTCGCCGGGCTCCTCGGCGAGGCCGCCCACGCGGCGCTGGCCCGGGACCAGCTCATCCCGGCCCTCATCGCCACCGAGGCCGCCCGCAGCACACCAGCGACGGCGGCGCTCGCCGCCGTCGTCCGGCTCTGGCTGCTGGCCGAACCGCAGGAAACAGGAACCCTCGACGCCGCCCTCCCGGGCATCCGTACCGAGGGGCTGCTGGAGCTCGGTCTGGCGGAGCCGTCCGGGGACGACCGGATCCAGGCGAAGGTGGACCTCCGCCCTTACGGCTGGGAGGGAACGTCCGGGGAAGATACCGTCAGCAACGGCGGCGCCGAACTCTGGGTGGCCAGCGACCTGGCCGCGCACCAGCGGCCGGGCGTGCTGCGCCACGACCATGTGCTGGGCATCGGGCAGGCATCCACCACCCTGGTCCAGGTCACCGCCCGCCGACATGTGGCCCGCGCCCTGGACCTCGGCACCGGCTGCGGCATCCAGACCTTCCACCTGCTGCACCATGCCGAACACGTCACCGCCACCGACATCTCCGAGCGGGCCCTGGCCTTCACGCGTTTCAACCTGCTGCTCAACGCTGCGGCGCTGCACCTGGACCCGACCGAACTGGAGGCCCGGGTGAGCCTGCGGCTGGGCTCGCTGCTCGAGCCAGTGGCGGGGGAGGAGTTCGAGCTCGTGGTCTCCAACCCGCCCTTCGTGATCACCCCGCGCGGCGCCGGGGAGACCGCCGCGGACCAGTTCACCTACCGCGACGGCGGCCTGCCGGGGGACGAGATTGTGTCCTCGCTGGTCCGCGACATCCCGACCGTCCTCGCCCCCGGCGGAACAGCCCAGCTTCTGGGCAACTGGGAAATCCCGGCGGGTGCCGCCTGGGCGGACCGGCCGCAAAGCTGGACCAGCCCGGAGGCGGACGTCTGGTTCATCCAGCGTGAGCAGGTCAGCCCGGAACAGTATGCCGAGACCTGGCTGCAGGACGCCTCGGAGGCCCGCGACCGCCGGCTCTACCAGGCCTCCTACGCCGCGTACCTGGACGACTTCGCCGCGCGGAACGTGGAGGGCATCGGCTTCGGGATGATCTGGCTGCGGCGCCCCGCGGCGGCCGCCCGTCCGGTGATCTCCCGCTTCGAGGAGATCACCTACCCGATCGAACAGCCCGTCGGCCCGCACCTGGGCGCCGCCGTCGAGCGCGCGGACTGGCTGGCCTCCCACGAGCTATCGGCCGCGCACCTGCTGGTCGCCGACGACGTCACCGAGGAACGGCACCAGCGCCCCGGCGCCGGACACCCCGGCGTCATCCTGCTGCGCCAGGGCGCCGGACTGCGCCGCACCAACCTGCTCAGCACCGAGCTGGCCGGCTTTGTCTCAGCGTGCGACGGCGAGCTCTCCGTCGGGCAGATCATCGGCGCCCTGGATGCCCTGCTGGGCGGGTACGAGGGCTACGACGGCGTGGCGTTCCGCGAGGGGCTCCTCGGCGAAGTCGGCAACCTGGTGCGCGACGGCTTCCTGCTCCCCGCCTGA
- a CDS encoding MerR family transcriptional regulator codes for MEWSVQQIAKLAGTTSRTLRHYDGVGLLKPSRTGENGYRYYDQAALLRLQRILLLRELGLGLPAIAEVLAHERPAERALAGHLAWLRQEQDRLARQIASVQHTIEAVQAGREIMAEKMFDGFDHTRYQQEVQERWGKDAYAQGDAWWRGLGAADKETWKRASKQLGDDWTAAAESGTAPDGPEAQDLARRQVEWLSGTPGTPAAAGGSVKEYVTGLGDMYVADPRFSANYGGAAGAAFVRDALQAYARKHL; via the coding sequence GTGGAGTGGTCAGTGCAGCAGATCGCCAAGCTTGCCGGCACCACAAGCCGGACCCTTCGCCACTACGACGGCGTTGGGCTGCTCAAGCCAAGCCGCACCGGGGAGAACGGCTACCGGTACTACGACCAGGCCGCGCTGCTCCGGCTCCAGCGCATCCTGCTCCTGCGCGAGCTGGGCCTGGGCCTGCCGGCGATCGCCGAGGTCCTCGCCCACGAACGGCCTGCGGAGCGTGCGCTGGCCGGCCACTTGGCGTGGCTGCGGCAGGAACAGGACAGGCTGGCCCGGCAGATCGCGTCGGTCCAGCACACCATCGAGGCAGTGCAGGCAGGAAGGGAAATCATGGCAGAGAAAATGTTCGACGGCTTCGACCACACCCGTTACCAGCAGGAGGTACAGGAGCGATGGGGCAAGGACGCGTACGCGCAGGGCGACGCATGGTGGCGCGGCCTGGGTGCCGCCGACAAGGAAACCTGGAAGCGGGCCTCCAAGCAACTCGGCGACGACTGGACCGCGGCCGCGGAATCTGGGACCGCCCCGGACGGTCCGGAAGCGCAGGACCTGGCCCGGCGCCAGGTCGAGTGGCTCAGCGGCACTCCGGGGACCCCTGCCGCAGCCGGCGGGAGCGTGAAGGAGTACGTGACCGGCCTGGGCGACATGTACGTGGCGGATCCGCGCTTCTCCGCCAACTACGGCGGGGCGGCCGGGGCGGCCTTCGTGCGGGACGCACTGCAGGCCTACGCGCGCAAACACCTCTAG
- a CDS encoding DUF6023 family protein codes for MPTAQAPRLHRSRGAVAAAALAVALACGLSACEYEYDDGLSADDTPSPSVTYTDAALPQDPGMNRPVTGADLNHWVAEVLPELQGQVFHTGYGLLDAGATRNETTTQLPSGTYALTLVCRSTRRVSFTIRDKENILVDLSLRCGTSRVNVVQLAADTVLTVRVESLAPANFAYRVSRL; via the coding sequence ATGCCCACCGCGCAGGCACCACGGCTGCATCGGTCGCGCGGCGCGGTCGCCGCCGCCGCGCTGGCCGTTGCCTTGGCCTGCGGACTGTCAGCTTGCGAGTATGAGTACGACGACGGCCTGTCCGCCGACGACACACCGTCCCCGTCGGTGACGTATACGGACGCAGCGCTCCCCCAGGATCCCGGTATGAACCGGCCGGTGACCGGGGCGGACCTGAACCACTGGGTGGCGGAAGTGTTGCCGGAGCTCCAAGGCCAGGTCTTTCATACCGGCTACGGCCTGCTGGACGCCGGGGCGACGCGGAATGAAACCACCACGCAATTGCCCAGCGGAACCTACGCCTTAACGCTGGTCTGCCGAAGCACCAGGCGCGTGTCCTTCACCATCCGGGACAAAGAAAACATCCTGGTGGACCTGAGCCTGCGGTGCGGCACCTCGCGGGTCAACGTGGTGCAGCTGGCCGCGGACACCGTCCTGACGGTCCGGGTCGAGTCGCTGGCGCCGGCGAACTTCGCCTACCGCGTTAGCCGCCTCTGA
- a CDS encoding rhodanese-related sulfurtransferase, producing MNRIVLFYGFTPIADPEAVRLWQRALCEKLGLTGRIIISKDGINATVGGEIGAVKQYVKTTREYKGFRGVDVKWSDGGAEDFPRLSVKVREEIVSFGAPGELKVDENGVVGGGTHLAPEELHRLVEEKKQAGDEVVFFDGRNGFEAQIGRFKDAVVPDVATTHDFIRELDSGKYDALKDKPVVTYCTGGIRCEVLSSLMVNRGFKEVYQLDGGIVRYGEAFKDQGLWEGSLYVFDKRMHLEFSEDAKTIGQCVRCEAPTSKFENCSNPSCRTLTLYCADCASDPATLRCPDGCPTAAPPEPREQSKTAQSPAAT from the coding sequence GTGAATCGAATTGTGCTCTTTTACGGCTTTACCCCGATCGCGGACCCGGAAGCGGTCCGGCTCTGGCAGCGCGCCCTCTGCGAGAAACTCGGGCTGACCGGCCGGATCATCATCTCCAAGGACGGCATCAACGCGACCGTCGGCGGCGAGATCGGAGCCGTCAAGCAGTACGTCAAGACGACCCGCGAATACAAAGGCTTCCGCGGCGTCGACGTGAAATGGTCCGACGGCGGGGCCGAGGACTTCCCCCGGCTCAGCGTCAAGGTGCGGGAAGAGATTGTCTCCTTCGGCGCCCCGGGCGAGCTCAAGGTAGACGAAAACGGCGTCGTCGGCGGCGGCACCCACCTTGCACCGGAAGAACTGCACCGGCTCGTGGAGGAGAAGAAGCAGGCCGGTGACGAAGTGGTGTTCTTCGACGGGCGCAACGGCTTCGAGGCGCAGATCGGCAGGTTCAAGGACGCTGTCGTCCCCGACGTTGCCACCACCCACGATTTCATCAGGGAACTCGACTCGGGCAAGTACGACGCCCTCAAAGACAAGCCCGTCGTTACCTACTGCACCGGCGGCATCCGCTGCGAGGTCCTCTCCAGCCTGATGGTCAACCGCGGCTTCAAAGAGGTTTACCAGCTCGACGGCGGCATCGTCCGCTACGGCGAGGCGTTCAAGGACCAGGGGCTCTGGGAGGGATCGCTTTACGTGTTCGACAAGCGCATGCACCTCGAGTTCAGTGAAGATGCGAAAACGATCGGCCAGTGCGTCCGCTGCGAAGCCCCCACGAGCAAGTTTGAGAACTGCTCCAACCCGAGTTGCCGGACGCTGACCCTGTATTGCGCCGACTGCGCCTCGGACCCCGCGACGTTGCGCTGCCCCGACGGCTGCCCCACGGCTGCACCGCCTGAGCCCCGAGAGCAGAGCAAAACTGCGCAGAGCCCGGCTGCGACCTAG